In Holophagales bacterium, one DNA window encodes the following:
- a CDS encoding antitoxin, producing the protein MRTTLTLEEDVAARIRQEMRRTGGGPKRVVNDALRRGLGLVAAPSKGSRFVVTPHSFGLAAGVDRDRLNQLADQLEAEAAVERLRR; encoded by the coding sequence ATGAGGACCACCTTGACGCTCGAGGAGGATGTGGCGGCCCGAATCCGGCAGGAGATGCGGCGCACCGGTGGGGGACCGAAGCGGGTGGTGAACGACGCTCTGAGGCGTGGTCTCGGCCTGGTCGCCGCCCCGTCGAAGGGCTCGCGCTTCGTCGTGACACCGCACTCGTTCGGTCTCGCGGCGGGAGTCGATCGCGACCGACTCAATCAGCTCGCCGATCAGCTCGAGGCCGAAGCGGCGGTCGAGCGTT
- a CDS encoding protein kinase, whose translation MVSPEQTESVTNDLRTETVPRQLPSGALVAARYEIRELLGSGGFGLVYRAFDSTLRREVALKILRADRESPASLERFRREAAVARDAESPNLLRIFDFGMDEGGYPFLVMELIAGGSLRDRLTHGPLSSEEVRALGIDLLRGLAALHARGVVHRDVKPGNLLVASEGRYKLGDLGLARSIVSDETQLTIGNAPVGTLDYLAPEQVLGRDAETRSDLYSAGLVLLEALTGEPAFPTHGSLASLLQRVQQPAPVSRRLVPGLPRWLARFLRRLLERDPDRRYASAAEALADLEARRAAISPSSRARGLALALLGLSALVWATLAWQARQYAREFDHLEPLGAGNDDGVRAIDRSGRAMWSIPGIQSTTSRLSALARIRPGEPARLVAGLRRSQDFDQWKRYRLSVLATETGEVLETIDLNPGEDRPFRGFADRFLARRVAAVDLDGDGLDEILVSFHHGPSWPSYTLLWEPSVRRTRVVLLATGHHAFTRAADLDRDGRPELLFNGINSTLGSYHAVAAVRLEPWIGEKRETFAVGSRAVTPGCTGRPPGEQLAGYRLLPPGDLPLSELGIQVDEKARTVRLHYQNRAPFQLAFDDWLARPEDKRGRAERSAWAEIAEAMRLAEMGSWANAVLAAERGVDAAKAAGDDLLTEAAGRLRAKALIGGGRLDDGEAALARLAERSQFSSEIAFDAALALHLSGKLDRAVSWYERGLELGDADRGAMNRYFYLEGIVFAFVEQQRWREAEGAVDRFVVAFPQLDSWAELLREWVFTRSGRKPFPAPQARRVFATDAQHYLDLERSWGAGTDAEKTLLRIEQELAQTSYCRGALLSLKGAILTSSGRPSEARVALEEAISLLVSGAHRRTLDRAVLPQARERAAAVGVPSPVDHGTDLARTRP comes from the coding sequence ATGGTTTCGCCCGAGCAGACGGAGTCCGTCACGAACGATCTCCGTACGGAGACCGTCCCGCGTCAGCTCCCTTCCGGAGCCCTGGTCGCGGCGCGCTATGAGATCCGAGAGCTCCTGGGCAGCGGCGGCTTCGGCCTTGTCTACCGAGCCTTCGACTCCACACTTCGCCGCGAGGTAGCGCTCAAGATCCTGCGCGCGGACCGCGAGAGCCCCGCCTCACTCGAGCGCTTCCGTCGAGAGGCCGCGGTGGCACGCGACGCCGAGAGCCCGAACCTGCTACGCATCTTCGACTTCGGCATGGACGAAGGAGGGTACCCGTTCCTGGTCATGGAGCTCATCGCGGGGGGATCGCTGCGCGATCGACTGACTCACGGACCGCTCTCCTCCGAAGAGGTTCGGGCTCTCGGGATCGACCTGCTGCGCGGCCTCGCGGCGCTTCACGCCCGAGGCGTCGTCCACCGCGACGTCAAGCCGGGCAATCTGCTCGTCGCTTCCGAGGGCCGGTACAAGCTCGGCGACTTGGGACTCGCGCGTTCGATCGTGTCCGACGAGACGCAGCTCACGATCGGCAATGCCCCGGTGGGCACGCTCGACTACCTCGCCCCCGAACAAGTGCTGGGGCGAGATGCCGAAACGCGGTCAGACCTCTACAGCGCCGGGCTCGTGCTGCTCGAGGCGCTCACGGGCGAGCCGGCGTTTCCAACCCACGGCAGCCTCGCTTCGCTTCTCCAGCGCGTCCAACAGCCGGCGCCAGTTTCGCGACGGCTCGTCCCGGGGCTGCCACGCTGGCTCGCTCGCTTCCTTCGCCGCCTTCTCGAGCGCGACCCGGATCGGCGCTACGCCTCGGCGGCAGAAGCGCTCGCCGATCTCGAGGCCAGGCGCGCGGCGATCAGCCCATCGAGCCGAGCTCGCGGCCTCGCGCTGGCGTTGCTCGGACTCAGTGCGCTCGTGTGGGCAACGCTCGCTTGGCAGGCCCGCCAGTACGCTCGCGAATTCGACCACCTCGAGCCGCTCGGGGCCGGGAACGACGATGGAGTTCGAGCCATCGACAGGTCGGGGCGAGCGATGTGGTCGATTCCTGGCATTCAGAGCACGACGAGCCGACTGAGTGCATTGGCGAGGATCCGCCCGGGAGAGCCGGCGCGACTCGTAGCTGGTCTCCGCCGGAGCCAAGACTTTGATCAATGGAAGCGCTACCGACTTTCGGTCCTCGCCACCGAGACGGGAGAGGTCCTCGAGACCATCGACCTGAATCCGGGCGAGGATCGGCCATTCCGTGGCTTTGCCGATCGCTTCTTGGCCAGGCGCGTGGCCGCTGTCGATCTGGACGGCGACGGTCTCGACGAAATTCTCGTCTCGTTCCACCATGGACCGAGTTGGCCGTCCTACACGTTGCTCTGGGAGCCCTCGGTTCGCCGCACGCGGGTCGTCCTTCTGGCAACCGGGCATCACGCCTTCACGCGAGCCGCCGATCTCGATCGCGATGGCCGACCCGAGCTGCTCTTCAACGGAATCAACAGCACTCTCGGCAGCTACCACGCTGTCGCGGCAGTACGTCTCGAGCCCTGGATCGGAGAGAAGCGCGAGACCTTCGCGGTTGGATCGAGAGCCGTCACACCTGGCTGCACGGGACGTCCTCCCGGCGAGCAGCTTGCCGGATACCGCCTCTTGCCACCGGGCGATCTCCCCCTCTCTGAGCTGGGGATCCAGGTGGATGAGAAGGCGAGGACCGTGCGCCTCCACTACCAAAATCGTGCCCCCTTCCAACTTGCCTTCGACGACTGGCTGGCACGACCGGAAGACAAGCGAGGACGAGCAGAGCGCTCGGCCTGGGCCGAGATTGCCGAAGCGATGCGGCTCGCCGAGATGGGGTCCTGGGCGAACGCCGTGCTGGCAGCAGAGCGGGGAGTCGATGCAGCGAAAGCAGCCGGCGACGACCTGTTGACCGAGGCCGCCGGACGCCTCCGCGCCAAGGCGTTGATCGGAGGAGGAAGGCTCGACGACGGCGAAGCGGCCCTTGCCCGCCTGGCCGAGCGGAGCCAGTTCTCGTCCGAGATCGCCTTCGATGCGGCACTGGCCCTCCATCTCTCGGGCAAGCTCGATCGTGCCGTCTCCTGGTACGAGCGTGGCCTTGAGCTCGGCGACGCCGATCGCGGAGCGATGAACCGGTACTTCTACCTCGAGGGGATCGTCTTCGCCTTCGTCGAGCAGCAGCGCTGGAGGGAAGCCGAAGGCGCCGTCGATCGCTTCGTCGTCGCATTTCCTCAGCTCGACAGCTGGGCCGAGCTGCTGCGGGAGTGGGTCTTCACCCGCAGCGGTCGGAAGCCGTTCCCGGCGCCCCAGGCCCGAAGAGTGTTTGCCACAGACGCTCAGCACTACCTCGACCTTGAACGCAGTTGGGGGGCCGGTACGGACGCCGAGAAGACTCTCCTCAGGATCGAGCAGGAGCTCGCTCAAACGAGCTACTGTCGCGGAGCGCTGCTGTCGCTGAAGGGTGCGATTCTCACCAGCTCCGGGAGACCTTCCGAGGCCCGCGTCGCCCTCGAAGAGGCCATCTCACTGCTCGTCTCCGGAGCGCACCGCCGCACGCTCGACCGAGCGGTGCTCCCGCAGGCGCGTGAACGAGCTGCGGCGGTCGGAGTTCCCTCGCCTGTCGATCACGGCACGGATCTCGCACGGACGCGTCCGTAG